From Apium graveolens cultivar Ventura chromosome 9, ASM990537v1, whole genome shotgun sequence, the proteins below share one genomic window:
- the LOC141685892 gene encoding uncharacterized protein LOC141685892: protein MVDQPLQDHKKLSARMISRIVKPLGGKKIAIGEVYGSWATTYQALPMFFTSIMMTNPGTIAEIDVVPHAEERGTYICKGIFWCLKAMMDGWQHAHPVISIDGTFLKGKYRGRLLIALVVDLNNHTFPLCYGLVD, encoded by the exons ATGGTTGATCAGCCATTGCAAGATCACAAGAAGTTATCTGCAAGAATGATTTCGCGGATTGTGAAACCACTT GGAGGTAAGAAAATAGCCATTGGGGAAGTCTATGGCAGTTGGGCTACAACATACCAAGCTCTGCCCATGTTTTTTACATCCATCATGATGACAAATCCTGGAACCATTGCTGAGATCGATGTCGTGCCTCATGCAGAGGAACGGGGCACGTACATATGCAAGGGAATCTTTTGGTGTTTGAAGGCAATGATGGACGGGTGGCAACATGCGCATCCTGTGATTTCAATAGACGGGACTTTCTTGAAGGGAAAATATAGGGGCAGGCTGCTTATTGCTTTGGTCGTAGATTTGAACAACCACACTTTTCCTCTTTGCTATGGCTTGGTTGATTAG
- the LOC141685893 gene encoding protein FAR1-RELATED SEQUENCE 5-like — protein sequence MNDDDFCREEKMNISDDDVDDDDGDDDMSFDKKFRDYGRSVGFEIIIRSTHRHSRGNGISSRLYICRKGGRLGSSTKLDVDDERKEKRRIRDVIPRTNCSVRMCVTYRVKNDKWEVTLVKLEHDHDMVTSDKVQFMQRSKNTDPVTRALLELFDKSGIKTAKAMRFLGETWGGVEKLGFSNQDVRNVICDILRRVFDFGDAGSGMALLRQLKEKSFGNFFYRVDLDEENRVRGLV from the exons ATGAATGATGATGATTTTTGTAGAGAAGAGAAAATGAATATAAgtgatgatgatgttgatgacGATGATGGAGATGATGATATGAGTTTTGACAAAAAGTTTCG AGATTATGGTAGAAGTGTTGGATTTGAGATTATTATTAGGAGTACTCATAGACATTCACGGGGTAATGGAATCTCCTCTCGTTTGTATATTTGTCGTAAGGGTGGAAGACTAGGTTCTAGTACGAAATTGGATGTTGATGATGAAAGAAAGGAAAAAAGAAGGATTAGAGATGTAATTCCGAGAACAAATTGTAGTGTTCGAATGTGTGTCACTTATAGAGTTAAAAATGATAAATGGGAAGTAACTTTGGTTAAATTAGAGCATGATCATGATATGGTAACCTCGGATAAAGTACAATTCATGCAAAGGTCCAAAAATACAGATCCGGTTACCCGAGCATTGCTTGAGTTATTTGATAAATCAGGCATTAAAACCGCTAAAGCGATGAGATTTCTTGGTGAAACATGGGGTGGTGTGGAAAAACTTGGATTTTCTAATCAAGATGTTCGTAACGTAATTTGTGATATTCTACGACGGGTGTTCGATTTCGGTGATGCGGGGAGTGGGATGGCATTGCTACGACAATTGAAAGAAAAAAGTTTTGGAAACTTTTTCTATCGAGTTGATTTGGATGAAGAAAATAGAGTTAGAGGTTTGGTTTAG
- the LOC141685894 gene encoding protein FAR1-RELATED SEQUENCE 5-like, which produces MRDETEISYKWVLKTWLEAVGNKPTLTIITDQDIALGNAIAEILPDTKHILWDFNDCLYKLLSPTKFVGKWEVLVDKYGLEDHFWLNDMYAIKDKWIRAYKKQHFSAGMTTTSTSESMNSFFDEYVKASTGLKEFIENSQKASETQILNEVKADYETEYKERRLIFNFALENHASSIYTKEMFRQFQNELRKSTSYVVNSCKDGSNYMWKLYLVEKYNVLENLRRRYRVMVSLEGNIDCECKKFEHSGMLCKHILRYLDKKQKTMIPTIFIKSRWMASANKIDGFSPYNPPVLVDVGDSTTARYSALCKSFQGLGAPGSCSKPRYNYVMDLIEKGKYYVIEKFREEENNSRMEEEFQATMNRSNIQSSNVTNKGKKEGFGKGDQSVIFAEVSSFRNDSLRVRLASVIIYCGRVLKPVNCRFCCFCSLQFPAIPSFPVPVSTLQTQQ; this is translated from the exons ATGCGGGATGAGACGGAGATTTCATATAAATGGGTTTTGAAGACATGGTTGGAAGCCGTCGGAAACAAACCTACCCTCACTATTATTACAGATCAAGATATAGCATTGGGAAATGCTATTGCCGAGATTTTGCCGGATACCAAGCACATATTAT GGGATTTTAATGATTGTTTGTACAAGTTGTTGTCACCCACAAAATTTGTTGGTAAGTGGGAGGTTTTGGTTGATAAGTATGGGCTCGAGGATCATTTTTGGCTAAACGATATGTATGCCATAAAAGATAAATGGATTCGTGCTTACAAAAAACAACATTTCTCCGCCGGTATGACCACCACCTCAACAAGCGAGTCCATGAATTCATTTTTTGATGAGTATGTGAAAGCTTCAACCGGGTtgaaagaattcattgagaattCACAAAAGGCTTCGGAAACACAAATTCTTAATGAGGTTAAAGCCGACTACGAGACCGAGTATAAGGAAAGGAGATTGATATTTAATTTCGCCTTGGAAAATCATGCTTCTTCTATTTACACAAAAGAAATGTTTAGGCAATTTCAAAATGAGCTTAGAAAAAGCACATCTTATGTGGTAAATAGTTGCAAAGATGGTTCCAATTACATGTGGAAGTTGTATTTAGTTGAGAAGTATAATGTGCTGGAGAATCTTAGAAGAAGGTATCGGGTAATGGTTTCTTTGGAAGGAAATATTGATTGTGAATGTAAAAAATTTGAACATTCCGGGATGCTTTGCAAACATATCCTACGCTATCTTGACAAGAAACAAAAAACTATGATACCAACAATTTTTATCAAATCAAGATGGATGGCGAGCGCAAATAAAATTGATGGTTTTTCGCCTTATAATCCTCCTGTTCTTGTTGATGTTGGTGATTCAACAACGGCAAGGTATAGTGCTTTGTGTAAATCTTTTCAAGGTTTGGGTGCTCCTGGAAGTTGTTCAAAACCACGATACAATTACGTGATGGATTTGATTGAGAAAGGAAAATATTACGTGATTGAAAAGTTTCGTGAAGAAGAAAATAATTCAAGAATGGAGGAGGAGTTCCAAGCTACGATGAACAGATCCAATATTCAATCCTCCAATGTCACAAACAAAGGGAAGAAAGAAGGATTCGGCAAG GGTGACCAAAGTGTGATTTTTGCAGAAGTTTCAagcttccgcaatgattcattgcgggtGCGACTTGCTTCCGTAATAATTTATTGCGGAAGGGTACTGAAACCTGTAAACTGCAGGTTTTGCTGTTTCTGTAGCCTGCAGTTTCCTGCAATTCCTAGTTTTCCTGTCCCTGTTTCTACGCTACAAACTCAACAATAA